Proteins encoded together in one Marinobacter sp. Arc7-DN-1 window:
- a CDS encoding DUF2788 domain-containing protein, translated as MNEAVFSQIAMLVFLTGLIVWMGFIVWDLAKKSQAGKFGTIALFTVLGAGVVGFIVKTVLVEIMQI; from the coding sequence ATGAACGAAGCAGTGTTTTCCCAGATCGCCATGCTGGTGTTTCTGACCGGCCTGATTGTCTGGATGGGTTTCATCGTCTGGGATCTGGCCAAGAAATCACAGGCCGGAAAATTCGGCACCATTGCCCTGTTTACCGTACTGGGCGCCGGTGTTGTGGGCTTTATCGTTAAAACCGTACTCGTAGAGATCATGCAAATATGA
- the yaaA gene encoding peroxide stress protein YaaA, with protein MLMVISPAKTLDYESPLATSTYSQPDFLDDACELVDQLKELEPHQISNLMGISDKLGQLNAGRFRNWHTPFTPENARQAVLAFKGDVYTGLDAESFSEQDFEFAQQHLRMLSGLYGVLKPLDLMQPYRLEMGTRFENRRGKDLYAFWGSKITDEINRLLADDDGVLVNLASNEYFKSVKKKDLEGRLVTPQFKDWKNGQYKMISFYAKKARGQMCRFAIQNRIKQADDLKGFNLEGYYFSEDQSDKNNWVFLRDEQ; from the coding sequence ATGCTGATGGTTATTTCCCCTGCCAAGACGCTGGACTATGAAAGCCCGCTGGCGACCAGCACCTACAGCCAGCCGGACTTTCTCGATGACGCCTGTGAGCTGGTCGATCAGCTCAAGGAACTGGAACCGCACCAGATCAGCAACCTGATGGGCATCAGCGACAAGCTGGGCCAGCTGAACGCCGGGCGCTTCCGGAACTGGCACACGCCGTTTACGCCCGAGAACGCCCGCCAGGCCGTACTGGCTTTCAAGGGCGACGTGTACACCGGCCTGGACGCCGAAAGCTTCAGTGAGCAGGATTTCGAGTTCGCCCAGCAACACCTGCGCATGCTCTCAGGCCTGTACGGGGTACTGAAACCTCTGGACCTGATGCAGCCCTATCGCCTGGAAATGGGTACCCGGTTCGAGAACCGCCGTGGCAAGGATCTCTATGCGTTCTGGGGCAGCAAGATCACAGACGAGATCAACCGCCTGCTGGCAGACGATGACGGCGTACTGGTGAACCTTGCCTCCAACGAGTATTTCAAAAGCGTAAAGAAGAAAGACCTTGAAGGCCGGCTGGTTACCCCCCAATTCAAGGACTGGAAGAATGGTCAGTACAAGATGATCAGCTTCTACGCCAAGAAAGCCCGCGGCCAGATGTGTCGGTTTGCCATTCAGAACCGCATTAAACAAGCCGACGACCTCAAGGGGTTCAACCTCGAAGGCTACTACTTCAGCGAAGACCAATCCGATAAGAACAACTGGGTTTTCCTGCGGGATGAACAATAG
- a CDS encoding glutaredoxin family protein, with product MELLFYTTSQCHLCELAEALLVNTPMPEPIPVDVVDIAQSEELVERYGTRIPVLRRNDTGEELDWPFTRDELLTFLQ from the coding sequence ATGGAACTGCTTTTTTACACTACATCTCAGTGCCATTTGTGCGAACTGGCCGAAGCCCTGCTTGTAAATACGCCGATGCCGGAACCCATACCGGTAGACGTGGTGGACATTGCCCAGTCCGAAGAGCTGGTGGAACGCTACGGCACCCGGATACCGGTGTTGCGACGTAACGACACCGGCGAGGAACTGGACTGGCCTTTTACCAGGGATGAATTACTCACATTCCTGCAATGA
- a CDS encoding YciK family oxidoreductase, whose amino-acid sequence MHDYQAPADLLKDRIVMVTGAGSGIGRAAAKAYAAHGATVVLVGRTVSKLETVYDEIEAAGHPKPAIVPMNFEGAAVKDYEELAMTLEDNFGQLDGLLHNAAILGNLCPVELYDPETWNKVMHVNTTAPFLLSRAMIPLLRKSGDASVIFTSSSVGRKARAYWGAYAVSKFAVEGLSQLLSEELDDERHNVRVNSLNPGATRTNMRAHAYPAENPQQNPAPEDLMPIYLYLMGRDSQGVNGQKLDAQPK is encoded by the coding sequence ATGCATGATTACCAAGCACCCGCGGATCTTCTGAAAGACCGTATCGTCATGGTTACCGGTGCCGGAAGCGGCATTGGCAGGGCCGCCGCCAAAGCCTATGCCGCCCATGGTGCGACTGTCGTACTTGTGGGCCGCACTGTCAGCAAGCTGGAAACGGTTTACGACGAAATCGAGGCCGCGGGCCACCCGAAACCTGCCATTGTGCCAATGAACTTCGAGGGGGCGGCAGTCAAGGATTACGAAGAACTTGCGATGACCCTGGAAGATAATTTCGGCCAGTTGGACGGCTTGCTGCACAACGCCGCCATCCTGGGTAACCTATGCCCGGTGGAGTTGTACGACCCGGAAACCTGGAACAAGGTCATGCACGTGAACACCACGGCCCCCTTTCTCCTGAGCCGGGCGATGATTCCCCTGTTGCGCAAATCCGGCGATGCCTCGGTGATCTTCACCTCCTCCAGCGTCGGCCGGAAAGCAAGGGCCTACTGGGGCGCTTACGCAGTCTCCAAGTTTGCGGTAGAGGGCCTCAGCCAGTTGCTGTCCGAAGAGCTGGATGACGAGCGTCACAATGTGCGGGTAAACAGTCTGAACCCGGGCGCCACCCGTACCAATATGAGAGCCCACGCCTACCCGGCGGAGAACCCACAGCAGAATCCGGCGCCGGAAGACCTTATGCCGATTTACCTGTATCTCATGGGCAGGGACAGCCAGGGTGTCAACGGCCAAAAACTGGACGCACAACCGAAATAA
- the gph gene encoding phosphoglycolate phosphatase (PGP is an essential enzyme in the glycolate salvage pathway in higher organisms (photorespiration in plants). Phosphoglycolate results from the oxidase activity of RubisCO in the Calvin cycle when concentrations of carbon dioxide are low relative to oxygen. This enzyme is a member of the Haloacid Dehalogenase (HAD) superfamily of aspartate-nucleophile hydrolase enzymes (PF00702).) → MPGISVKTEPSAVLFDLDGTLIDTAPDFIRCLNQLREQHGLPALPPEHIRRSVSNGARAMIRVGLGLKPEDPDYLEKHTAFLDLYETGVAVETTLFEGMDELLKALEARGIPWGIVTNKPARFAVPLIQALDLADRCAALVCPDHVAQRKPHPEALILACHQMGTEPGTGIYVGDHERDIEAGRNAGMKTIAVRYGYIEQPESIDLWQADLIADTVTDLAKLLQ, encoded by the coding sequence ATGCCAGGGATATCCGTGAAGACTGAGCCCTCTGCTGTCCTGTTTGACCTGGACGGAACGCTGATTGACACGGCACCGGATTTTATCCGCTGCCTGAACCAGTTGCGGGAACAGCATGGACTGCCTGCCCTGCCCCCGGAACACATTCGCCGCTCGGTCTCCAACGGCGCCCGGGCGATGATCCGGGTCGGGCTCGGGCTGAAACCGGAGGATCCGGATTATCTGGAAAAGCACACGGCCTTCCTGGATCTCTACGAAACAGGCGTGGCGGTTGAAACCACACTGTTTGAGGGCATGGACGAGCTTCTGAAAGCCCTCGAGGCGCGGGGAATACCCTGGGGCATTGTCACCAACAAGCCGGCCCGGTTCGCCGTACCGCTGATCCAGGCACTGGATCTGGCAGACCGCTGTGCGGCGCTGGTCTGCCCGGATCACGTTGCCCAACGCAAACCTCACCCCGAAGCTCTGATCCTGGCCTGCCACCAAATGGGCACGGAGCCCGGCACAGGCATTTATGTGGGCGACCACGAACGTGATATCGAAGCCGGGCGTAATGCCGGCATGAAAACCATTGCGGTGCGCTACGGTTACATCGAGCAACCGGAGAGCATTGACCTGTGGCAAGCCGACCTGATCGCCGACACCGTCACCGATCTGGCAAAGCTGTTACAATAG
- the ubiG gene encoding bifunctional 2-polyprenyl-6-hydroxyphenol methylase/3-demethylubiquinol 3-O-methyltransferase UbiG, translating into MTNQNVDRNEIAKFEALASRWWDPTSEFKPLHDINPLRLNYIDERVSLAGKRALDVGCGGGLLSEGMARRGAHVTGIDMGEAPLSVARLHGLESGVDVDYRQITVEELAQDSEHAGQYDVVTCLEMLEHVPDPASVIRACAAMLKPGGHLFVSTINRNPKSFLFAIVGAEYVLRLLPKGTHEWKKFIRPSEMSDHLRHAGLDVRELTGMTYNPVTRIYKLSRDVDVNYLMHARDIRED; encoded by the coding sequence ATGACAAACCAGAACGTAGACCGGAATGAAATCGCCAAGTTTGAAGCCCTGGCCAGCCGCTGGTGGGATCCCACCAGCGAATTCAAGCCGCTGCACGACATCAATCCCCTGCGCCTGAACTACATTGACGAGCGGGTCTCCCTGGCTGGCAAGCGAGCACTGGATGTCGGCTGCGGCGGCGGCCTGCTGTCCGAGGGTATGGCCCGGCGCGGCGCCCACGTAACCGGCATCGACATGGGCGAGGCGCCACTCTCCGTGGCGCGGCTGCACGGCCTGGAAAGCGGGGTTGATGTGGATTATCGCCAGATAACCGTGGAAGAACTGGCCCAGGACAGCGAGCATGCCGGCCAGTACGATGTGGTCACCTGCCTGGAAATGCTGGAACACGTGCCGGACCCCGCATCGGTGATCAGGGCCTGTGCCGCCATGCTCAAGCCCGGCGGCCATCTGTTCGTCTCAACCATCAACCGCAATCCGAAGTCGTTCCTGTTCGCCATTGTCGGTGCCGAATACGTGCTCAGGCTGCTGCCGAAGGGAACCCACGAGTGGAAAAAATTCATCCGGCCCTCGGAGATGTCCGATCACCTGCGTCACGCCGGACTGGATGTCCGTGAGCTTACCGGCATGACCTATAACCCGGTCACCAGGATCTACAAACTGAGCCGGGATGTGGACGTGAACTACCTGATGCATGCCAGGGATATCCGTGAAGACTGA
- a CDS encoding TRZ/ATZ family hydrolase has translation MTADTITAADIRINARWLIPIEPAGMVLENQAVIIQGTRIAGIIPQQQADREFRTRETVDLPHHVVMPGLINMHGHAAMTLFRGMADDLPLMTWLNDHIWPAEGRFISEPFIADGTQLAMAEMLRTGTTTFSDMYFFPEIAAQVAHDAGIRAQICFPLLDAPTPWGSGPEEYLSKGRAFIDTWKADDYIMSAIGPHAPYTVSDGPMAEAVRLSEDTGARIQIHLHETAFEVAEASKKLGKRPTARLAELGVLRPETQCVHMTQIDDSDISLLQQSGAQVIHCPESNLKLASGLCPVQKLLDSGVNVAIGTDGAASNNDLDLFGEMRTAAMVAKVVAGDAAALSAHRALEIATINGARALGRDHELGSLVSGKLADIIAIDLSDPFLQPVYDPASHLVYSNHGRSVSHSWINGVPQLQDGRLTRIDVADLMLRVDDWAGRIRKRTDQPIFY, from the coding sequence ATGACGGCCGACACCATCACCGCAGCCGATATTCGCATCAACGCACGCTGGCTGATCCCGATTGAGCCGGCGGGCATGGTGCTTGAGAACCAGGCAGTGATCATTCAGGGAACCCGGATTGCCGGGATTATTCCCCAACAGCAGGCAGACCGGGAGTTCAGAACCCGCGAAACGGTTGATCTGCCGCATCATGTGGTCATGCCTGGCCTGATCAATATGCACGGCCACGCGGCGATGACGCTCTTCAGGGGCATGGCGGATGACCTTCCGCTGATGACCTGGCTGAACGATCACATCTGGCCGGCCGAGGGTCGCTTTATCAGCGAGCCGTTCATTGCCGATGGCACCCAGCTGGCCATGGCCGAAATGCTGCGCACAGGCACCACCACTTTCTCGGACATGTACTTCTTCCCCGAGATTGCGGCCCAGGTCGCCCACGACGCCGGTATCCGCGCCCAGATCTGCTTTCCGTTACTGGATGCCCCCACCCCCTGGGGTTCAGGACCGGAGGAGTATCTGAGTAAAGGGCGAGCGTTTATCGACACCTGGAAGGCCGATGACTACATCATGTCGGCCATTGGCCCCCATGCGCCCTATACTGTGTCAGACGGCCCCATGGCCGAAGCGGTCCGGCTGTCAGAAGACACCGGCGCACGGATCCAGATACACCTGCATGAAACGGCTTTCGAAGTGGCCGAGGCCAGTAAAAAACTCGGCAAGCGCCCAACAGCCCGGTTGGCAGAGCTTGGCGTGTTGCGCCCGGAAACCCAGTGCGTACACATGACCCAGATCGATGACAGCGATATCAGCCTGCTTCAGCAGTCTGGGGCCCAGGTTATCCATTGCCCGGAATCCAACCTGAAGCTGGCCAGTGGCCTGTGTCCGGTCCAGAAACTCCTCGATAGCGGAGTAAACGTTGCCATCGGTACGGACGGTGCCGCCAGCAACAACGATCTGGACCTGTTCGGTGAAATGCGCACCGCTGCCATGGTGGCCAAGGTTGTGGCCGGGGACGCTGCCGCGCTGTCGGCGCACCGGGCCCTGGAAATAGCCACCATCAACGGTGCCCGGGCCCTCGGCCGGGATCACGAGCTGGGCTCCCTGGTTTCGGGCAAGCTGGCCGACATCATAGCCATTGACCTGAGCGACCCGTTCCTGCAGCCGGTTTATGACCCCGCCTCCCACCTCGTGTACAGCAACCACGGCCGGTCAGTAAGCCACAGCTGGATAAACGGCGTACCGCAACTACAGGATGGCCGGCTTACCCGAATTGATGTCGCCGATCTCATGCTTCGGGTCGATGACTGGGCCGGGCGAATCCGCAAACGCACTGACCAACCGATTTTCTATTGA
- the mtnA gene encoding S-methyl-5-thioribose-1-phosphate isomerase, producing the protein MAQTPKPSSERGIGTVAIRWHGSSLELLDQRLLPGEAHWITLEGAVGVAQSIRDMVVRGAPAIGISAAYGIALAARHAGGGDWKAEIKQSIRELAASRPTAVNLFWALQRMEQVFHQCHSLDEAEKRLAKEAVAIHEEDLAANVAMADHALEFMAPDKPISVLTHCNTGALATGGYGTALGVIRRLNEEKLLKEVFADETRPWLQGSRLTAWELSRDGIPVTLNVDGAAAAILARGEVRWVIVGADRITANGDVANKIGTYSLAVLARHHKVGFMVVAPSSTVDMSLASGADIPIEEREGLEVREIRGIPLAPEGVKVFNPVFDVTPASLIDAIVTEKGVVHNPNITGMRALFG; encoded by the coding sequence ATGGCACAAACCCCGAAACCGTCTTCTGAGCGTGGCATTGGCACCGTTGCCATAAGATGGCACGGCAGCAGTCTTGAACTGCTGGACCAGCGCCTGCTGCCCGGGGAGGCGCACTGGATTACCCTCGAAGGCGCAGTCGGTGTGGCGCAGAGCATTCGGGATATGGTGGTTCGCGGCGCCCCGGCCATTGGTATCAGTGCGGCTTACGGGATCGCTCTGGCGGCACGGCATGCAGGTGGCGGCGACTGGAAGGCGGAAATAAAGCAGTCTATCCGCGAGCTTGCAGCGTCCCGACCCACGGCGGTCAACCTGTTCTGGGCGTTGCAGCGAATGGAGCAGGTGTTTCACCAATGCCATTCCCTTGACGAGGCGGAAAAGCGGCTGGCCAAAGAGGCGGTGGCGATTCACGAGGAAGATCTCGCCGCCAATGTTGCCATGGCGGACCATGCCCTGGAATTCATGGCGCCGGACAAACCCATATCGGTGCTTACCCACTGCAATACCGGAGCTCTGGCCACAGGCGGCTACGGCACAGCGCTGGGTGTTATCCGCCGGCTGAACGAGGAAAAGCTGCTGAAGGAAGTCTTTGCCGATGAAACCCGGCCCTGGCTTCAGGGCAGTCGCCTGACCGCCTGGGAGCTATCCCGCGACGGTATCCCTGTCACCCTGAATGTCGATGGTGCGGCGGCGGCGATCCTGGCTCGGGGAGAGGTGCGATGGGTCATTGTCGGTGCGGATCGCATCACCGCCAATGGCGATGTCGCCAACAAGATCGGCACCTACAGCCTGGCGGTTCTGGCACGCCACCATAAGGTTGGCTTTATGGTGGTGGCCCCCTCCAGCACGGTGGATATGTCCCTGGCCTCGGGCGCGGACATCCCCATTGAAGAGCGTGAAGGCCTGGAAGTGCGGGAGATTCGGGGGATTCCGCTGGCGCCGGAAGGCGTAAAGGTGTTCAACCCGGTGTTTGATGTAACCCCGGCCAGCCTGATTGATGCCATCGTTACGGAAAAGGGGGTGGTGCATAACCCGAATATTACCGGTATGCGGGCGCTATTTGGCTGA
- a CDS encoding helix-turn-helix domain-containing protein, with product MTENGDGGQDNRQKARMLRDMLLDALHAMRSLEEVDGLEKPAAQERTQEGLIDRLASLTGSALRFGVKATDTSRRVGRALINSQDQLRAMLTAGQSLKDIREVAGLTLSEMSEALNLRDKSVLEAIENGTTTLSFELILRLAALIARNDPIPFIMRTTRNYNPEVWQLLNDWGLARLPLQFEREREFINIFRRHDDARTLSDEGFQKVLEFTRHSFEMSLHFVEEQERQVEELRAAYEEPEPAEPGKPEKQPTARKRPAGKSPSAK from the coding sequence ATGACTGAAAACGGCGACGGCGGACAGGACAACCGGCAAAAGGCGCGAATGCTTCGGGACATGCTCCTGGACGCACTTCATGCCATGCGCTCTCTGGAAGAGGTTGACGGCCTTGAAAAACCGGCGGCCCAGGAACGAACGCAAGAGGGCCTGATTGACCGCCTGGCCAGCCTGACCGGCTCGGCGCTTCGTTTTGGGGTCAAGGCCACCGACACTTCCCGTCGGGTTGGCCGGGCCCTGATCAATTCCCAGGATCAGCTGCGGGCCATGCTAACCGCTGGTCAGTCCCTGAAAGATATCCGGGAAGTGGCCGGCCTGACCCTGTCGGAAATGAGCGAGGCCCTGAATCTCCGGGACAAATCGGTCCTGGAAGCCATTGAAAACGGCACCACCACCCTCTCGTTCGAATTGATCCTCCGGCTTGCTGCCCTTATCGCCCGGAACGACCCCATTCCGTTCATCATGCGCACCACGCGCAACTACAACCCCGAGGTCTGGCAGCTCCTGAATGACTGGGGTCTGGCAAGGCTGCCGCTGCAGTTCGAGCGCGAGCGGGAGTTCATCAATATCTTCCGCCGGCATGACGATGCCCGCACGCTTTCAGACGAAGGTTTCCAGAAGGTACTGGAGTTCACCCGCCACAGTTTCGAGATGTCCCTGCACTTTGTGGAAGAACAGGAAAGGCAGGTAGAGGAACTGCGTGCGGCTTATGAGGAACCGGAGCCCGCTGAGCCCGGCAAGCCTGAAAAGCAGCCAACGGCCAGGAAGCGACCAGCGGGCAAGAGTCCGTCAGCCAAATAG
- a CDS encoding carboxy terminal-processing peptidase, translating into MTIAERIMARRSPAQNIRTGVCKAVTVALLLSTPLGLQAKVDSPSIYEPVAPTIEQARANILIARQLQFTHFRNLGISDKLSGDVFDAYLAYLDGQRIYLTKGDIQKFDRIKGQLGSALKTGQLQPGFDIYNLVQQRIIERLQFAISVIDNGINNLDFSENERILVDRSETDWVPDARALDELWRKRIKNAVLAQRLSGTEDDAIKETLLRRYEGQLKRAYQARSEDAFQAYMNAFTGMWDPHTSYFSPRTSENFNINMSLSLEGIGAVLQSDNEYTKVVRLVPGGPASKQGQLQPADRIVAVSQEDEKPVNVIGWRLDEVVDLIRGPRNSTVTLEVIPATASDETMTKTIAIKRDEVKLEEQSASKDTLQLERGGKEYTIGVVTIPTFYADFQAMQAGDPNYKSTTRDVRKLIAELQAESVDGLVIDLRNNGGGALHEANDLVGLFIDKGPTVQIRNANNDVQVLNDDDPSVAYDGPLVVLTNRMSASASEIFAGAIQDYGRGLVVGSQTFGKGTVQAVRPLNHGQLKITQSKFYRVSGGSTQHKGVIPDIEIPSRIDKTRIGEDALDHALPWDQIEAVPHTRYYDFSGIIDELRKRHEERFSTSPEFSLLQQEIDFLAEQRATDSVSLNQEERREQHKQVERTRLAIANARRELKGEQPFDSLDDLEDWQDQQAADLNSTDEELDFVIREGGHIMADMLDLDSRMASILTPQQFAAQAPAR; encoded by the coding sequence ATGACCATTGCGGAAAGAATTATGGCCCGTCGCTCTCCGGCACAGAACATCCGGACAGGAGTATGCAAGGCAGTCACGGTTGCGCTGCTACTCTCGACGCCACTGGGACTGCAGGCCAAAGTCGACTCTCCGTCGATCTACGAGCCGGTCGCGCCCACTATCGAGCAGGCACGGGCAAACATCCTGATTGCCCGCCAGCTGCAGTTTACCCATTTCCGCAATCTGGGCATCAGCGACAAGCTGTCCGGCGATGTGTTTGATGCCTATCTGGCTTATCTGGACGGCCAGCGAATCTACCTCACCAAAGGGGACATACAGAAGTTCGACCGGATAAAAGGTCAGTTGGGTTCAGCCCTGAAAACCGGCCAGTTACAGCCCGGCTTCGATATCTACAATCTGGTCCAGCAGCGCATCATTGAGCGACTGCAGTTTGCCATTAGCGTGATCGACAATGGCATCAACAATCTGGATTTCTCGGAAAACGAGCGCATTCTCGTCGATCGCTCAGAAACGGACTGGGTACCTGATGCCCGGGCCCTGGACGAACTCTGGCGCAAGCGAATCAAGAACGCCGTCCTGGCACAACGACTCAGTGGCACCGAGGACGATGCTATTAAAGAAACGCTGCTTCGTCGCTACGAAGGTCAGCTAAAACGCGCCTACCAGGCCCGCAGTGAGGATGCGTTTCAGGCCTACATGAACGCGTTTACCGGCATGTGGGATCCACACACCTCTTATTTTTCGCCGCGCACATCCGAAAACTTCAACATCAACATGAGCCTTTCTCTCGAAGGGATCGGTGCGGTTCTGCAGTCAGACAACGAATACACCAAGGTGGTCCGGCTGGTTCCCGGCGGGCCGGCGTCCAAGCAGGGCCAGTTGCAACCGGCAGACCGGATCGTCGCGGTGTCCCAGGAAGATGAAAAACCCGTGAATGTCATTGGCTGGCGCCTTGATGAAGTCGTGGACCTGATCCGCGGCCCAAGGAACTCAACCGTGACCCTGGAAGTTATTCCGGCCACCGCCTCTGATGAAACCATGACCAAAACCATCGCCATCAAACGGGATGAGGTGAAACTGGAAGAGCAAAGCGCCAGCAAAGACACTCTCCAACTGGAGCGGGGCGGCAAGGAATACACCATTGGCGTTGTCACGATCCCTACCTTCTACGCTGACTTCCAGGCCATGCAGGCCGGTGACCCCAACTACAAGAGCACGACCCGGGATGTTCGCAAGCTGATTGCCGAGCTGCAGGCGGAAAGCGTCGACGGGCTGGTGATTGACCTGCGCAATAACGGCGGTGGCGCCCTGCATGAGGCCAATGACCTGGTCGGCCTGTTTATCGACAAAGGCCCAACCGTGCAGATCCGCAACGCCAACAACGACGTGCAGGTGCTCAACGATGACGATCCGTCCGTTGCTTATGACGGCCCTCTGGTGGTCCTGACCAACCGCATGAGTGCGTCCGCCTCCGAGATCTTCGCAGGGGCCATTCAGGACTATGGCCGTGGGCTGGTCGTCGGCTCGCAGACTTTCGGCAAGGGGACAGTGCAGGCCGTTCGCCCGCTGAACCATGGCCAGCTCAAGATTACCCAGTCGAAGTTCTACCGGGTATCCGGCGGTTCGACCCAGCACAAGGGAGTTATCCCGGATATCGAGATTCCGTCCCGCATCGACAAGACCCGGATCGGTGAAGACGCCCTTGATCATGCCCTTCCCTGGGACCAGATTGAGGCCGTGCCTCACACCCGCTACTACGATTTCAGCGGAATTATTGATGAGCTTCGCAAGCGTCATGAGGAGCGCTTCTCGACAAGCCCCGAGTTCAGTCTTTTGCAACAGGAAATCGACTTCCTGGCCGAACAGCGGGCGACAGACAGCGTCAGCCTTAATCAGGAAGAACGCCGCGAGCAGCACAAGCAGGTTGAGCGCACCCGCCTGGCGATTGCCAATGCCCGCCGGGAGCTCAAAGGAGAGCAGCCGTTCGATTCGCTGGACGATCTCGAAGACTGGCAGGACCAGCAGGCTGCGGACCTGAACTCAACCGATGAAGAACTCGATTTCGTCATTCGGGAAGGTGGACACATCATGGCGGACATGCTGGATCTGGATAGCCGCATGGCTTCTATTCTGACCCCACAGCAGTTTGCGGCCCAGGCTCCGGCCAGATAA